One part of the Desulfonema ishimotonii genome encodes these proteins:
- a CDS encoding GlsB/YeaQ/YmgE family stress response membrane protein: MGILSWIVLGLIVGVLAKWIMPGKDPGGFFVTILIGIAGAFIGGFISRFLGFGSFRGFDLYSLLIAIGGAVLLLAGYRAIKK, translated from the coding sequence ATGGGTATTTTATCTTGGATCGTGTTAGGGTTAATCGTCGGTGTGTTGGCCAAATGGATTATGCCGGGAAAAGATCCCGGCGGCTTTTTCGTAACGATTCTGATCGGAATCGCAGGCGCTTTCATCGGCGGCTTTATCAGCCGCTTCCTCGGTTTCGGAAGCTTCAGGGGATTTGACCTCTACAGCCTGCTGATCGCCATCGGCGGGGCCGTGCTGCTGCTTGCCGGATACCGGGCAATCAAAAAGTGA
- a CDS encoding DUF523 domain-containing protein: MIIVSACLAGVRCRYNGDAFPNEKVIELVATGKALPVCPEQLGGLPTPRPPAEIVGERVINTQGADITPQFQAGAREALRLCRLAGCTKAILKSRSPSCGYGRIYDGTFSGTLIPGDGLFARLLRENGVEILTEEDL, from the coding sequence ATGATCATTGTCAGCGCGTGTCTTGCGGGCGTCAGGTGCCGGTACAACGGCGACGCCTTTCCCAATGAAAAAGTTATTGAACTGGTTGCCACCGGCAAAGCCCTGCCGGTCTGCCCGGAGCAGCTGGGCGGATTGCCCACCCCCAGACCCCCGGCTGAAATCGTCGGAGAGCGGGTGATCAATACCCAGGGGGCGGATATCACCCCGCAATTTCAGGCCGGTGCCCGTGAGGCGCTGAGGCTCTGCCGCCTGGCCGGATGCACAAAAGCGATCCTCAAATCCCGCTCCCCCTCCTGCGGATATGGCCGGATCTATGACGGCACGTTTTCAGGAACGCTGATCCCCGGAGACGGCCTCTTTGCGCGATTGCTCCGGGAAAACGGCGTGGAGATTCTCACCGAAGAGGATCTCTGA